CTCCAGCCCGACGGCGTCGAGCCACGCCGCGCCGAGGTCGTCGAACGCCTCGCCGACGAAGTCGTCGACGATGAGACACCACAGGACCGACCGTCGATCCTGCTCGGCGACGACGGTCTCGGCCGTGCGGTCGGGGCTCCACTCCCCGTCGAACACCTCGCGCTCGATCGGCCGGGCCCGTCGGTGACAGGCCCCTCGGTCGCTGGTCGCGTACGCCAGCGCCATGCTCTGTGCGCCGCGGGGATCGTACGCCGGCAGCTCCATCGCCTTGACGGTCGGGGCGAGGTCGTCCCCGCCGAACCGCTCGGCGGCCGCGTCGACCCCGTCGGCGAGCGCGTCGCCCAGCGGCGTCTCCCGCGCGGCGATCTCCTCGAGCAGCCGCCGGGCGCCGTCGGGGTCGCCGAAGTCGAGCGAGCGCTCGATCAGGGCCGCGTCGGCGGCCTTGATCGCCCACGCGATCGAACTGCCGGCGCTGATGAGGTCCACCCCGAGCCGGTCGCAGGTCTGGCCCAGTTCCGCCACGGCGTCGAACTCGTCGATGCCGAGGCCGGCCCCCAGCGACATCGACGCGGCCCCGCGCGGGACGTAGTCGCCCTCGTCGGTCTCGACGCGGAAGCCGCCCGGGTCGTCGGTGTCGGCGTCCGCGCTCTCGTTCTCCCGTCCGGTCGCCCGCTCCCTGACCGCGCCGACGCCGATCGCGTCGGCGTCCTCGAACCGGCCGTCCGCCCAGCCGCGGGTCGAGAGCGCGCCGACCTCGTTGGCGAAGTCGACGCTCTCGACCGTCTCGCTCGCTCGCAGCCAGCGGCCGGTCTCGTCGTCGCGGTACCGCTCGGCGGCGGCCTCGCGCAGGGCCGTCAGTCGCTCGTCCTCGAGGGCGGGCGGTTCGCCCCTCGCGACGACGGCCTTCAGGCGCTTCGATCCCATGACGGCGCCGGCGCCGCCCCGGCCCGCGTGGTGGTCGCCCTCGTCGGAGGCGATCGTCGCGTAGGCGACCTCCCGTTCGCCCGCCGGGCCGATGCAGGCCACCGACGCGTCGGGATGAGCCGCCGCCGTTTCGACGGTGTCTTCGCCCCACGCGTCGGTCGGTTCGACGGTCGCCGCGCCGTCCTCGACGACGACGCGGACGGGTTCGTCCGCTCGGCCGGTGACGAGCAGCCCCGCGTTGGGCCCGAGCGCGCCGACGAGCGCGTCCGGGAACGAGCCGCCCGCGTAGGAGTCGAGGAAGCCGCCGGTCAGCGGCGACTTCGTGACGGCGGCGTACCGCGACTCGCCGGGCAGGCGTCCCGAGAGCGGCCCGAGCATGAAGAGCAGGGCGTTCGACGGACCGAGCGGATCGACGCCGGCCTCGAGTTCCTCGTAGAGGTACCGGGCGCCCAGCCCTTTCCCGCCGACGTACCGGCGGAGCCACGCCTCCGGGACGGGGACGCTCTCGACCGTTCTCGTCGAGAGGTCGACGCGGAGGAGACGGTCCGGCGTATCGGGAGTCACTACGACACGGAACGTCGCGGATCGGAAAAAGCGTTATCACCGCCTTCGTCGGTGTCTACTCCGTGTCACGATCGTCACGTCGAGGCGTCGCGACGCCGTCCGCACCGGCTCACCGCAGTTCCATTCCCTCGGCGCGCTCGGCGGCGAGTTCCGCGATCTCGTCGACGGTGCTGTCGGAGCGATCGGCGAGAACGCGGGTCAGCATCCCCAGCTGGATCGCCGCGGCCTCGCGGAGTTCGGACGCCTCCTCGGTGTCGTTGCCGAAGTAGTACTCGTGGCGCCCGTCCTCGTGGACGAGCCCGGCGTACACCGAACGGAGCTCCGCCTCGTCGTCCGTGATCGCTGCGGCCGCTTCCGCCTTGACTTCCTCGAACTGGGGGTTCGTCATATCACGAACGCCGTTCTCGAGGGACTAAATCGGAACGGTCCGGAGCCCGCGACTCGAACGGCGTCGGCCCGATCGGCGAACGCGAGTATCGCGGACCGCTCCGCGCGGTCGCTCGGTGCGACCGATACCCGGCCGTAATTGAAAACCGAGAGACAGTATTCTCCGACGATGAACGCTGGATAGTTTAATTGGCGTTTTAACCTGTGATAATCTAATCGTTTAGGTCCACCAGTTATAAACTGTTAAAAATGACCCGTCGTATTACGGTGGTGTATGTCAGGGGCAGACACAGAGAAGAATCGATGGTTGATAGCGCTCTCCGCCGTCGCGATCCACCTGTCGATCGGTTCGATATACGCGTACAGTGTCTATCAGAATCCGCTCCAGGAACTCCACGGGTGGAGCATCTCCGACGTCACCTTCGCTTTCACCGTCGCCATCTTCGTCCTCGGTATCTCGGCGGCGTTCCTCGGCAAGTACGTCGAGAAGTACGGCCCGCGGCTATCCGGACTCACCGCGGCGGTGTTGTTCGGCGGCGGGACGATCCTCGCCGGCGTCGCGATTCAGGCCGGGAGTTACGTCGGCTTCCTCGCGACTTACGGCGTCCTCGGCGGTGCCGGCCTCGGTCTCGGCTACATCTCCCCCGTCTCGACGCTCGTCGAGTGGTTCCCGGATCGCCGCGGCATGGCGACCGGGATGGCGGTCATGGGCTTCGGTGCCGGCGCGCTCATCACCGGGCCGGTCGCACAGGAGCTGATGACGTCCCTTTCCATCCCGATGAACTTCTACGTCCTCGGGACGGGCTACTTCCTCGCGATGGCCCTCGGTGCGAACTACCTCGCCAAACCGCCCGCTAACTGGGTCCCCGAAGGGATGGATCCCGACGAACTCGAGAACACCAACAGCAAGGGCGTCACCGTCTCGAGCGATCTGGCACAGCTCACGGCCAACGAAGCGATCAAGACCAAGCGGTTCTGGCTCGTCTGGACGGCGCTGTTCATCAACATCTCCGCCGGGATCATGCTCCTGTCGGTCGCCTCGAACATGACCCAGGAGATCACCGGCGCGTCGGCCGCGCTGGCCGCCTCCATCGTCGGCGTCATCGGCGTGTTCAACGGTGCCGGCCGCATCGGCTGGGCGAGCGTCTCGGACTACCTCGGTCGGACGACGACCTACGCGGGGTTCTTCGCCATTCAGATCGTGGCGTTCGCGCTGATGCCGAACATCTCCAACGTCTGGATATTCGCCGCGTTCATGTTCGCCATCGTCACCTGCTACGGCGGCGGCTTCGCCTGCCTCCCCGCGTATCTGGGCGACCTGTTCGGAACGAAGGAACTCGGCGCGATTCACGGCTACTCGCTCACCGCGTGGGCGCTCGCCGGCGTCGCCGGACCGACGCTCGTCTCCAAGATCGTCGAGCAGACCGGGAGCTACTCGCTGTCGTTCTATATCGTCGCCGCCACGCTCCTCGTCGGCCTCGGCTGCATGGCGCTCCTGCGTTTCGACATCGAGAGCATCAAAGCGGAACAAACGGAGGGAAGCGCCGCACAGCCGTCGATGGACTGACGCCGCGAGCGACGCGGGGTCCGAGCGGAGACGGCCTCGTCCGTCGAGCGGCGACGAACGGAATCGCGAGCTTCCCCGATACGATCGCTGCGATACCACCGCAGACGCGGCCGCGACGGCCGCGTCGCGGCCGTCGCGAATACGGAAACTGAAATGACTCGAACGAGAAATGGTACCGATGACTGATACGCGCGCGGTCGAGCGATCGACGGTCCTCCGGGTCGCAGCCGACCCGACCGCCGACCGCGAGATCGCGTACGAGACGGCCCGTAGTACAGCCGACGCCGTTCCGGTCGTCCGGACCGGACCGACCGGAATCGACGCGGTCGAGCCGCTGGTGCTCGCCACCGTCGACGGCCGGACGGCGTTCCACCCCGATCCGGACCGATCGACGGTCGCGGACGTCGTCGCCGCCCTCGAGGACGGCGACCTCCTCTCAGCGGAAGCCACCGCGGTCGTCGAACACGACCCGGAAACGGGGTCACTTCCCGCCCCCGAGCGCGGCCCGCTGTCCGTCGGCCGCCGCGACGTCCTCGGCCCGTGCGGGTGGGTGAATCCGCTGGTCCCCGAGGACTACGACCTCGTCTCGACCGAACGGGACGCGGGGGACGTCGGTGGCGCCGGACTGCTCGGCCGCGGTCGCGGAGACGCGACCGCGAACGAGGACGTCGGCGAGACGTGGGCGACGGTCCGCGAAACCGACGGCGACCCGATCGTCGTCGTCAACGCCAACGACGCCGACGACCGCCAGCGCGTCGACCGGACGCTGCTCGCGGCCGCGCCGATCGCCGTCCTCGACGGGATCGCGTCGATCGCCGAACACGTCGGCGCCGAGGACGCGGTGCTGTTCGTCGACGAGACCGACACCGACCTCCACCGCCACCTGACGGCGGCCATCGACGCCGCCGCCGACGCGCTTCCCGTCGTCCCGCAACTGGTCGCCGGTCCGGACGAGTACCGCGCCGGCGCGCCGACCGCGGCGCTCGAGGCCCTCGAGGGCAACGACCGAATCGAGCCGCGGCGACAGCCGCCGTCGCCGGCGGTCCACGGGTTGTACGGCCGCCCGACGGCGATCCACTCCGTCCGGACGGTACTGCAGGTGCGGCGACTGCTGACGGACGAGACGGACGGCGCGTCCACCGCCGACGAGACCGGCCGCGACCCCGGGACCCGCCTGTTCACCGTCACCGGCGACGTGGCGTCGCCGGCGACCGTCGAACTCGGACCCGAGGACGCCCTCGAGACGGTCCGCGAGGCCGTCGATCTCGAGGGCTCGTTCAAGATGGCCTGCGTCGGCGGCGTCCTCGGTGGACTCACCGAGTCGCTGGACGTGCCCGCGACGGCCGACGCGCTGACCGCGGCCGACCTCGGGACGGAGGGCGCGATCGAACTGCTGAACGACCAGCGGTGTGCGGTCGCGACCGCCGGCGAGCGGGCGCGGTTCGCCGCCGCCGAGAACAGCGGCCGGTGTGTCCCCGGCCGCGAGGGAACGAAACAGCTGACGGAACTCCTGCGGGACGTCTACGACGGCTCGCTCGAGAGCGACGCGATCCGCGAGCTCGGACGCGTCATGTCGCGGACGAGCAACTGCCGGATCGGCGCGCGCGCGCCGCGGCCGGTGCTCACGGCGATGGACGCGTTCGAACCGGAGTTCCGCGCGCACACCGACGGCCGCTGTCCGAGCGGCACCTGTACCGAGAACCTATGAGTACGAACCTGAACACCGACGCGAACACAGATACGAACGCGAACGAGGCGCTTCCGGGCGTTCCGGACCTCAGCGACCCGCGAGCGGAGACGCCGGTCACGGCCGAGTTCGAGACCGGGACCGCGAACGATCCCGAGGCCGGCACCCGCGGCGACGAGCCGACGACGGTGACGGTCGACGGCGAGCGGGTGACCGTCCCGCCGGGCTCGACGGTCATCGACGCGATGGAGGCCGTCGACGACGACGTCGTCAGCGTCGGCTCCGGCGTCGACGGCATCGACGACGAAGACGATACCGACGTCCCCGCGCTCTGCCACTACGACCGCGACAGCGACTGCGGCGACGAGATCGGGCCGCGCAGCGAGTGCCGGACCTGCATGGTCGAGACCGACGAGCACGGGCTCGTCCCGTCCTGCTCGTTCCCGGCCGAGGACGGCCTCACCGTGGAGACGGACACGCCCGACGCGGAGGAGAGCCGCAGCGTCAACCTCGATCTGCTGCTCTCGAACCACAACCTCCGCTGTACGACCTGCAACGGTAACGGCCGCTGCGAACTGCAGGCGACGGCGATCAGCGAGGGCGTCGACCACCCGCGGTACGGCGTCTTCGACGACCGCGATCAGTACGAACCCTCGACGACACCTCGTCGTTCATCCAGATCGACCGGAACAAGTGTATCCTCTGTAACCGGTGTGTCGAGGGCTGTAACGACGTGCAGGTCGAGGGCGTCCTCCGCATCGAGGGCCACGGCGAGGACACCCGCATCGGCTTCCAGTCCGACGCCGAGACGATGGCCGACTCCGACTGCGTCTCCTGTGGCCACTGCGCGACCGTCTGTCCGACGGGCGCGCTGACTGAGAAAGACATCGGCGGCGCTGCGACGCTTCCGCTTCCGGGATTCACCCAGCGCAACTCGATCGGGACGGTCCTCGACGGCGAGGACGCGGAGACGCTCGACGACACGACCGCGCCGAACCGGTCGCCGAACCCCGGTGGCGACGTCTCGGTCGGCACCACGGCGACCATGAACAACGAGAAGCGCGGTATCGCCGGCTTCATGGAGCGGGCCAAGGAGAAGGCCGCCGACGCCGCCAGCGAGTACGGGAAACAGGCGTTCCTCGCGGCCGAACACACCGCCGAGGGAATCGCCGCGAACGTGCTCCCCGAGCGCTACATGTTCGATATCGCCGAGGCGGTCGGGAACCACCAGTTGGACAAGATCGATAAGGAAGAGACGACCTGCGGCTTCTGCGCCGTGGGCTGTCGCTTCGAGATGTGGGGCGAGGACGGCGACACGCTGGGCGTCGAACCCGTCGACGACCCCGCGGACGCGCCCGCCAACGACTTCTCGACCTGCGTGAAGGGCAAGTTCGGCCACGAGTTCGCCAACAGCGAGAACCGGCTGACCAGCCCGTTGATCCGTAACGACGACGGCGAACTCGAGGAGGCCTCCTGGGACGAGGCCCTCGATCTGGTCGCCGAGCGGCTGACCGACATCCAGGACGAGCGCGGTATCGACGCGGTCGGCTGTCTCGCCTCCTCGAAGGGCAGCAACGAGGAGGCCTACCTCGTCCAGAAGTTCGCCCGACAGGTGCTGGGGACGAAGAACGTCGACAACTGCGCCCGGCTCTGTCACTCCTCGACGGTCGCGGCGCTCCAGCAGACGGTCGGCTACGGCGCGATGACCAACCGCATCAACGAGGACGTCGGCGAGGCCGACGCCTACCTCATCAGCGGGTCGAACACCACGGAGTCACACCCGGTCCTCGCGACGCGGATCAAGCAGAACGTGCGGGACGGCGCCGACCTCGTCGTCTTCGACCCGCGGAAGGTCGACATCGCCGAGCACGCCGACCACTACGTGCGGACGAACCCGGGCTACGACGTGACGTGGCTCAACGGGCTCATCCGCTACATCATCGAGCACGACCTCCACGACGAGGCGTTCATCGAACGCAACACGAAGAACTTCGAGGAATTGAAGGAGAAGGTCCAGGCCTTCACCCCCGAGAAGGTCGAGGAACTGGCCGGCGTCTCGCCCGACGAGCTCGCCGAGGCCGCCGAGACCCTCGCCGAGGCCGACTCGGTCGTCTTCGGCTGGGCGATGGGCATGACCCAGCAGAGCACCGGCACCGAGAACCTGCTCGCGATGGCCGACCTCGCGCTGGTGCTCGGTCAGTTAGGGAAACCCGGCGCCGGCCTCTCGCCGTTCCGCGGCCAGAACAACGTCCAGGGCGGCGGCGGCGACATGGGGACGCTCCCCGGCAGCCTGCCCGGCTACCAGGACCCGTCCGACGAGGACGTCGCCGAGAAGTTCGCCGACGCGTGGGGCGAGCGACCGCCCGAGGAACCCGGTCTCACGGTGCCCGAGATGCTCGCGGAGGCCCACGAGGGCAACCTCGAGGGGCTGTACGTCGTCGGCGAGAACCCCGCGCTCTCCGAACCCGACGTCGAACACGCCGGCGAGGCGCTCGCGGACCTCGAGTTCCTCGTCGTCCAGGACATCTTCATGACCGAGACCGCCGAGCACGCCGACGTGATCCTGCCGGCGGCGACCTCGCCGGAGAAACACGGCACGTTCACCAACACCGAGCGGCGGATCCAGCGGGTCCGGCCGACCGCGGAGCCACCGGGCGAGGCCCGCCAGGACTGGGAGATCACGCAGGCGCTGGCGCGCCGACTCGGCTACGCGTGGGACTACGACCACCCGCGCGAGATCATGGACGAAATCAGCGATCTCACACCAATCTACGGCGGGGTCAGCTACGAGCGCCTCGAGTCGGGCGACGAGCACGGGCTCCAGTGGCCGGTCCCCGACGAGGACCACCCCGGCACGCCGTACCTCTACGACTACGAGGAGGGCGAGTTCAACTTCCCCGACGGCAAGGCGCGGTTCGTGCCCGCCGACGGGGGTCATCCCGGGGAACTCCCCGACGAGGACTACCCCCTCACGCTCACCTCCGGCCGGGTCCTCTACCACTGGCACACCGGCCAGATCACCCGCCGCGTCGAGGGGCTGATGAGCCACGTCGGCGAGAGCTTCGTCGAGATCAACCCGTCGACGGCCGACGAACTCGGCGTCAGCGACGGCGAGTACGTCCGCGTCGAGTCCCGCCGTGGCGAGATCGTCGTCAAGGCGCAGGTCACCGAGCGCGTCGGTGACGGGACGCTGTTCATCCCGATGCACTTCGCGGCCGGCGCGGTCAACAAGCTCACCCAGGAGACGTTCGACCCGCAGGCCGGCATCCCCGAGTACAAGATCTCGAGCGTCCGGCTCGAGCCGCTCGGCCGAGAAACCGACGTGACGGTGCTGCAGACGCCGGACGTCGGCGCCAGCAGCGGGCCCGGCGTGGCCGACGACTGACGGTCGCCCGACGGTCCCGCGGTTCCGGAACTCGTTTTTCGCTCCGTCTCCGTCCCGCTCCGAACCCGAGACGGCAACCTTCTATACCGCCGCCGGGCAACGGACCCCCATGCGAGACGTCTGTATCGTCGGCGGCGGCGTCGCCGGCCTCGCCGCCTCGATCTTCACCGCTCGCGCGGATCTGGACACCCTCGTCGTCGACGGCGGGGAGTCGATCCTCGCGCGCAACGCCAGCCTCGAGAACTACCCCGGGTTCCCCGACGGCGTCGACGCCCGGCGGTACCTGCGA
This portion of the Haloterrigena gelatinilytica genome encodes:
- a CDS encoding aldehyde ferredoxin oxidoreductase family protein gives rise to the protein MTPDTPDRLLRVDLSTRTVESVPVPEAWLRRYVGGKGLGARYLYEELEAGVDPLGPSNALLFMLGPLSGRLPGESRYAAVTKSPLTGGFLDSYAGGSFPDALVGALGPNAGLLVTGRADEPVRVVVEDGAATVEPTDAWGEDTVETAAAHPDASVACIGPAGEREVAYATIASDEGDHHAGRGGAGAVMGSKRLKAVVARGEPPALEDERLTALREAAAERYRDDETGRWLRASETVESVDFANEVGALSTRGWADGRFEDADAIGVGAVRERATGRENESADADTDDPGGFRVETDEGDYVPRGAASMSLGAGLGIDEFDAVAELGQTCDRLGVDLISAGSSIAWAIKAADAALIERSLDFGDPDGARRLLEEIAARETPLGDALADGVDAAAERFGGDDLAPTVKAMELPAYDPRGAQSMALAYATSDRGACHRRARPIEREVFDGEWSPDRTAETVVAEQDRRSVLWCLIVDDFVGEAFDDLGAAWLDAVGLEPLGDLATVGERVWNLTRLFNVREGVTRSDDALPSPLREPLESGPNAGEAVDRERFEATLDRYYRKRGWGPDGRPTRATVERLDLAEAVDDDSLLASSTSSVPEE
- a CDS encoding L-lactate MFS transporter, which encodes MSGADTEKNRWLIALSAVAIHLSIGSIYAYSVYQNPLQELHGWSISDVTFAFTVAIFVLGISAAFLGKYVEKYGPRLSGLTAAVLFGGGTILAGVAIQAGSYVGFLATYGVLGGAGLGLGYISPVSTLVEWFPDRRGMATGMAVMGFGAGALITGPVAQELMTSLSIPMNFYVLGTGYFLAMALGANYLAKPPANWVPEGMDPDELENTNSKGVTVSSDLAQLTANEAIKTKRFWLVWTALFINISAGIMLLSVASNMTQEITGASAALAASIVGVIGVFNGAGRIGWASVSDYLGRTTTYAGFFAIQIVAFALMPNISNVWIFAAFMFAIVTCYGGGFACLPAYLGDLFGTKELGAIHGYSLTAWALAGVAGPTLVSKIVEQTGSYSLSFYIVAATLLVGLGCMALLRFDIESIKAEQTEGSAAQPSMD
- a CDS encoding NADH-ubiquinone oxidoreductase-F iron-sulfur binding region domain-containing protein; translated protein: MTDTRAVERSTVLRVAADPTADREIAYETARSTADAVPVVRTGPTGIDAVEPLVLATVDGRTAFHPDPDRSTVADVVAALEDGDLLSAEATAVVEHDPETGSLPAPERGPLSVGRRDVLGPCGWVNPLVPEDYDLVSTERDAGDVGGAGLLGRGRGDATANEDVGETWATVRETDGDPIVVVNANDADDRQRVDRTLLAAAPIAVLDGIASIAEHVGAEDAVLFVDETDTDLHRHLTAAIDAAADALPVVPQLVAGPDEYRAGAPTAALEALEGNDRIEPRRQPPSPAVHGLYGRPTAIHSVRTVLQVRRLLTDETDGASTADETGRDPGTRLFTVTGDVASPATVELGPEDALETVREAVDLEGSFKMACVGGVLGGLTESLDVPATADALTAADLGTEGAIELLNDQRCAVATAGERARFAAAENSGRCVPGREGTKQLTELLRDVYDGSLESDAIRELGRVMSRTSNCRIGARAPRPVLTAMDAFEPEFRAHTDGRCPSGTCTENL